tcagaagccatcaggattattaactcagccagagattccccagtggaagtgggaaggtattaccatggacttcatcatgaaAATGCCGAGAACAGTGGGAGGTTACGATGCTATTTGAGTTATCGTGGattgtctcactaagtctgcacacctcttaccgataagagaaactgataaaatggagaagttggctctgatctacattaaggaagtcgtctctaggcatggagtgcctatatctattatatccgatcgcgacagcacattcacttccaggttttggcagtcattacagaaagtaatggggactcgtttagatatgagtagtaTATCACCCCTAGACttatggccagagcgaacgaacaattcaaacttttgaagacatgttgcgagcatgtgtcattgattttggaaacggatggtataagtacttaccactagctgagttctcatacaataacagctaccatgcgagcattaaagttgcacctttcgaagtattgtacggaaggaagtgtagatcttccGTATGttagagtgaattgggggatagtcagttgacaggtcccgaGATTATTCAAGAGACgactgagaaagtcctacagattcaggaacgattgagaatggctcggagttgtcaaaagagttacgtcgaagTTAGACAGAAGGAaatggaattccaagttggtgacaaagttatgttTAAAGTATCACCTTAGAAGGGTGTCGTACGGTTTGGAAAATGAGAtaaattgagtcctagatatgttggaccattcgagataaccgaaagggttggaccagtagcttacagattggagctgccacaagcactcagcgatatacacgacgtttttcatgtatccaacctaaagaagtgcctagccgatgataatttaattattcctttagaggaactacgtatcgatgacaaacttcatttcattgaagaacctgtcgaaatcttgggccgtgaggtcaagcagttgaaacaaagcagaattcctatcgttaaagctcggtggaacgcgagaagaggaccagagttcacgtgggagcgtgaagatcagatgaggctgaaatacccgcaactgtttcctgaGGAAACTACTCCAGCGGACGATCacaaaaattttgggacgaaatttttaataacatgtgggtaatgtaacaaccctgctttttctgttacttccgttaaccttctgttagtttatttaacggctaTTATTTAACTTTTgtttgtttatgtgtaataaataaatACTTGATCCTcgaagggttacaataattaatatgggttgatattgatTCGAATAAACATTTcaaataaagaaatacgataaaaacgatacggttttgataactgctttttgaacaacgaaacgctcgggtttattttaataattattttaataattattaactttttaaaaatatttaatttattaggtttttaataaattaacattTGGttacgttttaacgatcggtttagcgttccgggccttcggtacgtctaaacggcacttgaaactagCCACGATTACACGCTTTTTCAAAACACGAACCCAGGAACTTACCCCATGGGCCATTCGGCCAATTACTCCCACCCCTCCCCTTTTTATTTTAATTGTTGCTACTTGAGGGACCTAATTGCTAAATTAGTGAACTATGGTTAGTATAAATACAAGTATTAAACCTAAAAATTGTAAAAACCCTCACTAACACAAAAAGGCACTCGATCCTCCTCCTACTCCCTTCTGTTCGTCTACCTCAGCCACCAACACACCACCCTTCAATTTTAATTTTTAGCCTAAACCTTCTACACGAACGTTGCAATTCCCTTCgtgctctacgcgttggtgtatttaatttcttgatcaaaggtataatcacatgaaccctaatcttaaaaatatgatttttattaatgtttcatagttatgttgtcaattgctcaagtctataagcgtacatgttaattgttatcgttaaattgatcgtttgatgcgctagggttaaGAACCGAATTTGTTATTGCATGATCAGTAAatttaattttttcaaatgcatgatattatgtgataattagattccttgcgaaaaactattgagtttaggctttggattcgcttgatttcgtttccggatgatcaagttatgtccatttgaattaacgttgtgtttttgttgtgtaattagaaatctgggtttgatagaccacgaattggcatgtaaaacttataccactagaaatataatttaaaaacacacaagttacactaggatatcatgtcgtttgcttatgtataacttgagatatgcttgatttagtgtaaaaGAGGATTTATACAACACTTGCATGAAaatagccttgtatgataaaatttgttgacttctgtgtttaaagctttgcatatttgaaatatacacaaaaattacttcacctttcatgtagatatcatagtctaattgtatctatatcttcggatattgcgtgcgaatgtgacaagctaaactagaatcgaatctacaACTTGCTCTCTGTGTTATACTCTGTGGGTTGTGTTTATTGAGATAACATGTATGCTTCATGAAAatgaatctttatatgttatgtGGTATATGGTTATTTTATTCCAACCTcctaaaccttatgcattgggcacactagtgccatactttgtgtaacttctgaattgagctgaaaactgaacattcaacttgaacgaataaactgtacaaattggcttaaCAAAAATTTCTCagcttttgatatgtgttaatttgacttgtccttgaactatttcCATTGACCTTGtgtcaatttcatgtccctagctccggttatagccaaaacaaaatcagtgcgcggtcagaaactgacttgataaactacaaatgtaccccttctgattcctgacttttaattatcgtatgagaccctggctggactttttggaatttattttgagtatacttatgatctggagttttccatgtttacttgaatttttcactatgagataatatgttaagtttgctacatgtacatgaactttgtgcacaacgataaactgaaattgtgaaaatgaccaTTTGTGACCTaaaatgtgttgtttgacttaggttggaTATGTTGACCAAcacttgacatgaacctactgatgttgactttagttgaccagatttgactttcggtttgacttcggttgaccttgtttgacttgcatgaactagttgactgtatgttgacttttactttgaaacgcgtcgaatcGAGCAATAAgaaaacttatactatgaaaccacatttgtttaggacatatttattgaccaacctaaatacgtatacttaggttgcattactcggcactaAACCGTACCAGTTATTTGTCTACTTTCCAATCCAAGCTTAtttaaaggtgagtctacagtcccgctttttatatgttttcagggatgagaatacatgttgttatacttacattatcaaatgcttttgtattgacacgagtactatatatgcatattgagtttgttcgcaaagtctctagcttgaatacttttaataccatcggtgtaagcacaatttagatggacggatccgttaggttgacaacctcaccctacattattaactgtggtgcatttactttgaacattagatatactcgaacaagtgtataacattttatgaggtaaaggcgggtatagtggtttctatactcgggtcattgctagtattcaggtgctcagattatgcaaacgttttcacaacttggagttgtacttgtaaaatcttgtggtcaaggaacttaaactattttttgATAActattttcagatactatacaacgttatgtaaaactgtggtttacaaatgattgaaacttgacatggtagtgtccacaaacttttgaaatgggaaacGGTGTTGTCTATAAACtataacattaaaccttggtggtcttccactaataaacgtttttgaaatattatttcttaaacatactgtattgtttacctaaaacctgtagattcactcaacattattgttgatccgttttgcatgttttattctcaggtattaattgcttccgctgtagaatattgttgttacgtagaagtcaagccaagcactgggaccagagttaactttccgttaaagggatttttgacggggtgttacaatatCCAAAAGCTTTAAAGAAGGATAAGTTGGTGGCTCAATACAAAAAGTTTCAAGAAATGATGAAAAACGTCTCAGTTAACTTGCCTATAACCGATGTGCTTAAAGGAATGCCAAACTACGGTCGGTTCATCAAGGAGCTAATATCTCAAATGCGTAAATATCATGACGAAACTTCTTTCTTTATTAAAGAGGAATGCAACAAGATTCTTGCATCAAAGCCACGGATTCCTAAGAAGTTAGGAGATCCGGGAAAATTCGTTTTCCCTTGTAAGTTTGGTGAATCGGAAGTGTTCAATGCACTTTCCGATTTGGGTGCAAGCATTAACCGAATGCCCCATTCACTTTACGAGAGACTCAGTCTTGGACCTCTTAAACCAACACAGATTAGGATAAGATTGGCTAATCATTCATTTGATACCACTATTGGCATCGCCGAGGACATCTTGGTTAGCATTGACACCTTGGTGTTCCCGGTTGATTTTGTTATCATGGAGATGAAGGAGGATCTTCAAGTCCCCCTCATTTTAGGAAGACCATCTTTGGCGACCGCCGACACCATCATTTAGTGCAACGCAATCAACTCAACATTGGAGTTAGTGAGGAGCGTGTGACCATCAATATCTGAGAAGCTATAAAGCAACCAAGTAACACCGATGATGATGAGTGCTATGCCTTTGACCACAATGACCTTTATGTGCATAATGAACTCGAAAAGCTTTTAAAGGTTGATACCACGGGGTTCGACCAAACTTGTGATAATGAAATTGTGGATTTAGAGGCCGATTTTAAGGAATTGATGAATGTTAATGTTGATGAATTTGAAAGTGAAAATGAGACCATTCGGGAAGAGTCATTTGAGTCTATCCCTCATGAAGATAGATTTTGAATCAAGTCTTGATGGGAGGAACCTCCCACTCTtgagcttaaagatctccctgaaTATCTTGAATATGTTTATCTCAAGGAAGAAAACCAACTTCCGGTGATTATTTCTTCAAAACTCACCCAAGACCAAAAGACTCGACTTGTCTCACTACTTAAGTCTCACCATAAGGCCATAGCATGGAAGACCACGGACATCCCAGGGATCAATCCATCATATTGCACACACAAAATTCTCATGGAAGAGAACTTCAAACCGGTTGTCCAACGACAATGAAGACTTAACccaaacatgaaagaggttgtcaaAAAGGAAGTGATTAAACTATTGGACGCGGGGCTTATTTATCCAATATCCAACTCACCATGGGTGAGTCCCGTCCAAGTGGCGCCCAAAAAAGGTGGAACCACGGTGATCTTAAACGACCAAAATGAACTTGTCCCGACCCGAACCATCATGGGATGGCGCGTGTGTATTGACTATAGACGTTTAAATGATGCCACACGAAAATACCATTTACCACTCCCTTACATCTATCAAATGATCGAACGTTTGAGCGGGAGAGAGTTTTATTGCTTTCTTGATGGGTTTTCAAGATACTTTCAAATCCCGATAGACACCGAGGATCAACAAAAGACGACCTTTACATGCCCATATGGTACATTTGCGTATCGAAGGATGCCTTTTTGGCTATGCAATGTCCCGGGAACATTTCAACGATGCATGCTTGCTATTTTCTCGGATATGGTTGAGGATACTATCGAGGTattcatgaatgacttttcagtATTCGGAGATTCATTCGACCATTGTCTTAAAAATCTAGATAAAATGTTAACTCGTTGTGAAAGTACAAATTTGGTTCTTAATtgagaaaaatgtcacttcatggtcaaCGAAGGGGTAGTTTTGGGACACAAAATATCTAAGGTGGGAATCGAGGTAGACAAAGCTAAAATTAGTGTGATaaaagacttaccaaaactatcggATGTGAAAGCAAAccgaagttttcttgggcacgcGGGATTTTATAgacggttcataaaagatttttcgaaaATCGCTCGCACTATGACCAAGTTGTTATAAAAAGACCAACCTTTCTTGTTTGATGAGGAATGCACCAAAGCTTTTAACTTGTTGAAAGAAAAGCTCATTAACCCACCAATTCTTATTTCTCCCGATTGGGATAAAGACTTTAAATTGATGTGCGATGCGAGCGATTATGCGCTTGGCGCGGTGCTTGGTCAAAGAGTTGATCAACACTTTAGACCGATTTACTATGCAAGAAAGACCTTAACTGGGGCCCAATTGAATTACACCACTATCAAGAAGGAATTTCTTGCGGTAGTATTTGCTTTTGATAAGTTTCGATCTTATCTTGTACTTTCCAAAACAATCGTATACACGGACCACTCCGCGTTGCGATatatttttcaaaaacaagatTCGAAACATCGTTTAATTAGGTAGGTCCTTTTGatacaagagtttgatatagaaatAAGGGATAAAAAGGGAGTTGAGAATGTGGCGGCCGACCACTTGTCAAGGTTAGACAATCTCGGGCTTCAACCTTTAGACGAATCAAAGATTCGGGATACTTTCCCCGATGAACATTTAAAGAGAATTGACCTAGTTGATGAAGTCCCATGGTTCACCGATTTTGCAAACTACTTGgcctcaaatgttttacaaaaaggGTTATCATACCAACAAAAGAAAAAGTTTTTCAACGATTTACAGTATTACTTTTGGGAAGAACCACACTTGTTCCGCATTGGGGCGGATCAAGTAATTCGGAGATGTGTTTATGGGCAAGAAGCCCACGAGATTTTAAGGAGTTGTCATAGTGGACCTACAGGAGGGCATTTTGGTCTGAGTCACACCGTTAAAAAGATGTTTGATTCCGGTTTCTATTGGCCCACGATATTCAAGGACTCCTACAAAATGGTGAAACGTTGTGATTCTTGCCAAAGGTCCGGCTCCATTTCAAagagggatgagatgcctcaaaccggcattcaaatatgtgaagtattcgacgtaTGGGGTTTAGATTTCATGGGTCCATTCCCGAACTTAAATAAGTGCCTCTATATTTTGGTAGCGGTAGATTATGTTTCAAAATGGGCTGAGGCCAAGGCCTTGCCAACTAACAATGTGAGAGTAGTTGTTAAGTTTTTGAAAGGGTTGTTTGCTAGGTTTGGTGGTCCAAAAGTGTTGATCTCGGATCGAGGGATACATTTTGCTAATAGTCTAATGGAGAGAGTCATGGAAAAATATGGTGTAACACATCGTTTTTCGACCCCttaccatccccaaacaagtggtTAAGTCGAAAACACGAATCGTGCTTTGAAAAGAATTTTGAAAAAGACGGTTAGTAATAATCCTAAGATTTGGTCAACCAAGCTAGATGAAGCATTGTGGGCATTTATGACCTCTTACAAGACACCCATAGGAACCACACCGTTTCATCTAgtgtatgggaaggcatgtcacatcccgattgaagttgaacacaaagcattttgggcgatTAAGGAGATAAACCTAGACCTAGAACGAGCTAAGGAAAAACAGGTGACGCAAATGCACGAATTAGAGGAGCTTAGGCTAGAGGCATACGATAACTCTTTAgcatacaaagagaaaactaagcaTTGACACATGCCCGACTCAATGGTCCTAAAGAATTTCACCCAAACGATAAGGTCTTAGTTTTCAACTCCCGCTTTAAGTTCTCACCCGATAAGTTAAAGTCTA
The window above is part of the Rutidosis leptorrhynchoides isolate AG116_Rl617_1_P2 chromosome 1, CSIRO_AGI_Rlap_v1, whole genome shotgun sequence genome. Proteins encoded here:
- the LOC139892799 gene encoding uncharacterized protein yields the protein MMKNVSVNLPITDVLKGMPNYGRFIKELISQMRKYHDETSFFIKEECNKILASKPRIPKKLGDPGKFVFPCKFGESEVFNALSDLGASINRMPHSLYERLSLGPLKPTQIRIRLANHSFDTTIGIAEDILVSIDTLVFPVDFVIMEMKEDLQVPLILGRPSLATADTII